A window of Alkalibaculum bacchi contains these coding sequences:
- a CDS encoding glucosaminidase domain-containing protein: MYSKHYFSRIIITIFIMCLLLISNNKTTVLAANQVPIIGETEATKGQIIQYYEKNSPVTYPYEYVAQGLELEKFVDIVILEAKAEGVRADIAFAQIILETNWFTFSQQADITKNNFGGLKDENGNYLSFQSIEEGIRANIQLLKGDASTESLNQEKIKQHLEQMVNTQIGVATEEQLEKNDSLEESNATSLFNTEIIKMEDNPSPEAIKQIEDVSTQKQISQNIPTNVAEQNITMNSVSQVIEAQPAEVKTLTIDGTGYAGVSHRIRSYGTSENGVLYQFWVKDLSENKWMMIQDYSKSSAQWIPTKPGKYLYGVHIKDEMSSERLDAHSYKEIIIKEIPVEVKTLTIDGTGYVGSNHRIRSYGTSPNGVLYQFWIKDLSTNKWTMIQDYSKSSAAWIPAKPGKYLYGVHIKDEKSQEKLDAHLYKEITIKEIPTEVISLAIEGTGYVKEQHIIRSSGTSRNGVLYQFWIKDLSENRWIMIQDYGSKSNTIWMPEKPGDYLYGVHIKDEKSTNRLDAHIYKEITVKEIPTEVTSLAIDGTGYVGEQHVIKSSGTSRNGVLYQFWIKDLSENKWTMIQDYGSKNSAIWTPTKPGNYLYGIHIKDEKSTEGLDAHLYKEVTVRSPITYVYTNYNQTLMENINIQMTINPQTDLYGGGWKTATWEDTAQKINPNNCIDTNLILVSNSSAEVMGVGKITASPQLNVRNQPTTNNSTIIATVDEGKEYTITGQSNGWYKITTETGVTGWISGAYVEVSYTNLSKLTTLEIKKALYVRSEPTTATNNNFALARVGEKYTIQGQRNGWYKIKVGDRFGWIEISDNRGLCISILSNPVTSVSYPLHTTANQISTEMYQFLVLSGSSGISVDDLSKELVGKGILQGKAQAFIDAGKRYNINEVYLLSHALLETGNGKSSLANGILVTSVDGQPVTPKVVYNMYGIGAVDSNPIGGGTEYAYKAGWFSPEEAIIGGAKFIGQGYINEGQDTLYKMKWNPLNPGTHQYATDIGWATKQTKNIGMVMDICERYGSTKLIFDIPVYR; the protein is encoded by the coding sequence GTGTACTCTAAACATTATTTTAGTAGAATAATTATTACAATATTTATTATGTGTTTGTTATTGATAAGTAATAATAAAACAACGGTTTTGGCAGCAAATCAGGTACCAATTATAGGAGAAACAGAAGCAACTAAAGGGCAGATAATTCAATATTATGAAAAGAATTCCCCCGTAACATATCCCTACGAATATGTTGCTCAAGGTTTAGAATTAGAAAAATTTGTAGATATCGTTATATTAGAAGCAAAGGCTGAAGGTGTCAGGGCAGATATAGCCTTTGCACAAATCATATTAGAGACAAATTGGTTTACATTTAGTCAACAAGCAGATATAACCAAAAATAACTTTGGAGGGCTCAAGGATGAGAATGGAAACTATTTATCTTTTCAATCCATAGAAGAAGGAATAAGAGCGAATATTCAGCTTTTAAAGGGAGATGCAAGTACTGAATCATTAAATCAAGAAAAAATTAAACAGCATCTAGAACAAATGGTAAATACACAGATTGGAGTAGCAACGGAGGAACAATTAGAGAAAAATGATTCCTTAGAGGAATCTAATGCTACAAGTTTATTCAATACAGAAATAATTAAAATGGAAGATAATCCATCTCCAGAAGCTATAAAACAGATCGAAGATGTAAGTACTCAAAAGCAAATATCACAAAATATACCGACCAATGTTGCAGAGCAAAATATAACAATGAATAGTGTGTCCCAGGTAATTGAAGCTCAACCAGCAGAAGTAAAAACATTAACTATAGATGGAACAGGGTATGCCGGAGTGAGTCATAGGATAAGATCTTATGGAACAAGTGAAAACGGAGTCTTGTATCAATTTTGGGTAAAAGATTTAAGTGAGAACAAATGGATGATGATTCAAGACTATAGCAAAAGCAGTGCTCAATGGATACCTACCAAGCCAGGGAAATACTTATATGGCGTACATATCAAGGATGAAATGAGTAGTGAAAGATTAGATGCACATTCATATAAGGAGATAATAATTAAGGAGATACCAGTAGAAGTAAAAACCCTCACTATAGATGGTACAGGTTATGTAGGGAGTAATCATAGGATCAGATCGTACGGAACAAGTCCAAATGGAGTTTTATATCAATTCTGGATAAAGGATTTAAGTACAAATAAATGGACAATGATACAAGACTATAGTAAAAGTAGTGCTGCTTGGATACCTGCTAAGCCAGGGAAGTATTTATACGGAGTACATATTAAGGACGAAAAAAGTCAAGAAAAGTTAGATGCCCATTTGTATAAGGAAATAACGATTAAAGAGATACCTACAGAAGTAATAAGCTTAGCTATAGAAGGTACAGGTTATGTAAAAGAACAACATATAATAAGATCTAGTGGTACAAGTCGAAACGGAGTGTTATATCAGTTTTGGATAAAAGATCTAAGTGAAAATAGATGGATTATGATTCAAGACTATGGAAGTAAAAGCAATACTATATGGATGCCGGAAAAACCAGGGGATTATCTATATGGAGTACATATAAAAGATGAAAAAAGCACAAATAGATTAGATGCTCATATATATAAAGAAATAACTGTTAAAGAAATACCTACAGAAGTAACTAGTTTAGCTATTGATGGTACAGGTTATGTAGGAGAACAACATGTAATCAAATCTAGTGGTACAAGTCGAAACGGAGTGTTATATCAGTTTTGGATAAAAGATCTAAGTGAAAATAAATGGACTATGATTCAAGACTATGGAAGTAAAAACAGTGCTATATGGACACCAACGAAGCCAGGTAATTATCTATATGGAATACATATTAAAGATGAGAAGAGTACTGAAGGATTAGATGCTCATTTATATAAAGAGGTAACTGTAAGATCACCTATCACATATGTTTATACAAATTACAATCAAACCCTAATGGAGAATATTAACATTCAAATGACAATTAACCCTCAAACAGATTTGTATGGCGGTGGCTGGAAAACAGCAACATGGGAAGATACTGCTCAAAAGATAAACCCCAATAATTGTATAGATACAAATTTAATACTAGTCAGTAATAGTAGTGCTGAGGTAATGGGGGTTGGAAAAATTACTGCTAGTCCTCAATTGAATGTAAGGAATCAACCCACAACAAATAACAGCACAATAATCGCTACTGTTGATGAAGGCAAAGAATACACAATTACAGGACAATCAAATGGATGGTATAAGATTACTACTGAAACGGGTGTAACAGGTTGGATTTCTGGGGCTTACGTAGAAGTAAGTTATACAAACTTATCAAAGCTTACAACTTTAGAAATCAAAAAAGCATTATACGTGAGAAGTGAACCAACTACCGCAACCAATAACAATTTTGCTCTTGCTAGAGTTGGAGAAAAGTACACTATTCAAGGTCAAAGGAATGGTTGGTATAAAATTAAAGTAGGAGATCGATTTGGCTGGATTGAAATCTCAGATAATAGGGGTCTATGTATTTCAATTTTATCAAATCCCGTAACAAGTGTATCTTATCCTCTGCATACAACAGCAAACCAGATTTCTACTGAGATGTACCAATTTCTAGTTTTATCAGGAAGCTCAGGGATTTCTGTAGATGACCTGAGCAAAGAATTAGTCGGCAAAGGCATTCTTCAAGGAAAAGCTCAAGCGTTTATCGATGCAGGAAAGCGATACAATATTAATGAAGTATATCTTTTATCTCATGCATTATTAGAGACAGGTAATGGCAAGTCATCTCTAGCCAATGGGATTTTGGTGACCTCTGTTGATGGACAACCTGTAACACCTAAAGTTGTATATAATATGTATGGTATTGGTGCAGTGGATAGTAATCCTATAGGTGGTGGAACCGAATATGCATACAAAGCTGGATGGTTCTCACCAGAGGAAGCAATCATAGGAGGAGCAAAATTTATAGGGCAAGGTTATATAAATGAAGGGCAGGATACTTTATATAAAATGAAATGGAATCCATTAAATCCTGGCACTCATCAATATGCAACTGATATCGGCTGGGCTACAAAGCAAACAAAAAATATTGGAATGGTAATGGATATATGTGAACGATATGGCAGTACAAAGTTAATATTTGACATCCCAGTTTATAGATAG
- a CDS encoding D-glucuronyl C5-epimerase family protein, whose translation IIQYYEKNSPVTYPYEYVAQGLELEKFVDIVILEAKAEGVRADIAFAQIILETNWFTFSQQADITKNNFGGLKDENGNYLSFQSIEEGIRANIQLLKGDASTESLNQEKIKQHLEQMVNTQIGVATEEQLEKNDSLEESNATSLLNTEIIKMEDNPSPEAIKQIEDVSTQKQISQNIPTNVAEQNITMNSVSQVIEAQPAEVKTLTIDGTGYAGVSHRIRSYGTSENGVLYQFWVKDLSENKWMMIQDYNKSSAQWIPTKPGKYLYGVHIKDEMSSERLDAHSYKEIIIKEIPAEVKTLSIEGPEYVGGSHRIRSYGTTTNGVVYQFWIKDLSENKWSMIQDYSKSSAVWTPTKSGKYLYGVHIKDKKSTEKLEAYLYKEITIEPAKVKTLSIDGPGYVGGSHKISSYGTSVNGVLYQFWVKDLSENKWSMIQDYSKSSATWIPENSGEYWYGVHIKDEGSNEKLDTHLYKRITIREAIINSLAIQNKGYVRDELKVNAGGLSANGVLYQFWIKDLGENKWSMIQDYSKSSSAVWTPTKPGKYLYGVHVKDEKSDKELDEYLYISIDIEYNIVDKALYSYKEQGIEYKTRLQDYNVIGDYLNYGKTVKYTESTKLIFDDNGIPKVKYGQDFYYNPVIISQYALTKYGQYINEKGEKHKLDFLAAVDTLIELQDETGAFRYDFSWKYYLTGETYKPGWVSGMAQGQALNALSRAYRLSNNPKYLKAGDKAVEFLITPTDQGGTMSTLENLDPSLKDYIFFEEYISTPNNYTLNGYMFTLLGLYDWKIITSEYRLEEENLAEEYFESGIKTLEIILPYYDIGGFSAYDLGHFNFNKEPHISERYHAVHIQLLHALDSVESNKELKEYEKLWRLYVDELE comes from the coding sequence CATAATTCAATATTATGAAAAGAATTCCCCCGTAACATATCCCTACGAATATGTTGCTCAAGGTTTAGAATTAGAAAAATTTGTAGATATCGTTATATTAGAAGCAAAGGCTGAAGGTGTCAGGGCAGATATAGCCTTTGCACAAATCATATTAGAGACAAATTGGTTTACATTTAGTCAACAAGCAGATATAACCAAAAATAACTTTGGAGGGCTCAAGGATGAGAATGGAAACTATTTATCTTTTCAATCCATAGAAGAAGGAATAAGAGCGAATATTCAGCTTTTAAAGGGAGATGCAAGTACTGAATCATTAAATCAAGAAAAAATTAAACAGCATCTAGAACAAATGGTAAATACACAGATTGGAGTAGCAACGGAGGAACAATTAGAGAAAAATGATTCCTTAGAGGAATCTAATGCTACAAGTTTACTTAATACAGAAATAATTAAAATGGAAGATAATCCATCTCCAGAAGCTATAAAACAGATCGAAGATGTAAGTACTCAAAAGCAAATATCACAAAATATACCGACCAATGTTGCAGAGCAAAATATAACAATGAATAGTGTGTCCCAGGTAATTGAAGCTCAACCAGCAGAAGTAAAAACATTAACTATAGATGGAACAGGGTATGCCGGAGTGAGTCATAGGATAAGATCTTATGGAACAAGTGAAAATGGAGTTTTGTATCAATTTTGGGTAAAAGATTTAAGTGAGAACAAATGGATGATGATTCAAGACTATAACAAAAGCAGTGCTCAATGGATACCTACCAAGCCAGGGAAATACTTATATGGCGTACATATCAAGGATGAAATGAGTAGTGAAAGATTAGATGCACATTCATATAAGGAGATAATAATTAAGGAGATACCAGCAGAAGTAAAAACCTTAAGCATAGAAGGACCTGAGTATGTAGGCGGGAGTCACAGAATAAGGTCATATGGAACAACTACTAATGGAGTAGTATATCAGTTTTGGATAAAAGATTTAAGTGAGAACAAATGGAGTATGATTCAAGACTACAGTAAAAGTAGTGCTGTGTGGACACCAACAAAATCAGGTAAGTATTTATATGGAGTACATATCAAGGATAAAAAGAGTACTGAGAAATTGGAGGCTTATTTATATAAAGAGATAACAATTGAACCTGCGAAAGTGAAAACTTTAAGCATAGACGGTCCAGGATATGTAGGAGGAAGTCATAAAATAAGCTCCTATGGAACAAGTGTGAATGGAGTCTTATATCAATTTTGGGTAAAGGATTTAAGTGAGAATAAATGGAGTATGATCCAAGACTATAGTAAAAGCAGCGCCACATGGATTCCTGAAAATTCTGGAGAATATTGGTATGGCGTACATATCAAGGATGAAGGTAGTAATGAAAAGTTGGACACGCATTTATATAAAAGAATAACTATTAGAGAGGCAATAATTAACAGTTTAGCTATTCAAAATAAAGGGTATGTGCGAGATGAACTAAAAGTAAATGCAGGTGGTTTAAGCGCGAATGGAGTCTTGTATCAGTTTTGGATAAAAGATTTAGGTGAGAATAAATGGTCTATGATTCAAGACTATAGTAAAAGTAGTAGTGCAGTTTGGACACCAACAAAGCCTGGAAAATATTTGTATGGAGTCCATGTTAAGGATGAAAAAAGTGATAAAGAGCTAGACGAATATTTATATATAAGCATTGATATAGAATATAATATTGTTGATAAAGCATTATATTCTTATAAAGAACAAGGTATAGAATATAAAACGCGCTTACAAGATTATAATGTTATTGGAGATTATTTAAATTATGGAAAGACAGTAAAATATACTGAATCCACTAAACTTATATTTGATGATAATGGGATACCAAAAGTTAAATATGGTCAAGATTTCTATTATAATCCAGTGATCATTTCTCAATATGCGCTTACGAAGTATGGTCAGTATATAAATGAAAAAGGAGAAAAACACAAGTTAGATTTTCTAGCTGCCGTAGATACACTTATTGAGCTACAAGATGAAACTGGAGCTTTTAGATACGATTTTTCCTGGAAATACTACTTAACAGGTGAAACATATAAACCGGGATGGGTTTCAGGAATGGCCCAAGGACAAGCTTTAAATGCTTTATCAAGAGCATACAGGTTAAGTAACAATCCTAAATATTTAAAGGCTGGAGATAAAGCGGTAGAGTTTTTAATTACCCCTACTGACCAAGGGGGAACAATGTCTACATTAGAAAATCTGGATCCATCGCTTAAGGATTACATCTTTTTTGAAGAATATATTAGCACACCAAATAATTATACACTAAATGGATATATGTTTACTCTATTAGGATTATATGATTGGAAAATTATCACTAGTGAATATCGGTTAGAAGAAGAGAATCTTGCTGAAGAATATTTTGAGTCTGGGATTAAGACCTTAGAAATAATATTACCTTATTATGATATAGGAGGTTTTAGTGCATATGATTTAGGACATTTTAATTTTAATAAAGAACCACATATTAGTGAGAGATACCATGCAGTGCATATACAATTATTGCATGCATTAGATAGCGTAGAAAGTAATAAAGAGTTAAAAGAATATGAAAAACTATGGAGATTATACGTTGATGAATTAGAATAA